The proteins below are encoded in one region of Segatella copri:
- a CDS encoding DUF6078 family protein yields MELNLNDPEFIKSLVDYHWMYCFNADCPRAAECIRFISAKFKPDDVTAGNAVYPDANLHASCSHFMRVYQFKAAWGFSHLYDQVKHAEMKTVKYRIMDVLGNRTTYYRVHRGEKHLTPEMQEQVKKVFAEYGYGEPAYDHYAEEIGFVYE; encoded by the coding sequence ATGGAATTAAATCTTAATGATCCTGAGTTTATCAAAAGTCTGGTAGATTATCATTGGATGTACTGCTTCAATGCCGATTGCCCTCGGGCAGCAGAATGCATCCGATTCATCTCGGCAAAGTTCAAACCCGATGATGTTACAGCTGGAAATGCGGTTTATCCCGATGCTAACCTCCATGCATCTTGTTCCCATTTCATGCGTGTGTACCAGTTCAAGGCTGCATGGGGATTTTCTCATCTCTACGACCAGGTAAAACATGCTGAAATGAAGACCGTCAAGTACCGCATCATGGATGTTCTGGGCAACCGTACTACCTATTATCGTGTACATCGGGGTGAGAAACATCTTACGCCGGAAATGCAGGAGCAGGTGAAGAAGGTCTTTGCTGAATATGGTTATGGGGAACCTGCCTATGATCATTATGCAGAAGAAATCGGATTCGTTTACGAGTAA
- a CDS encoding glycoside hydrolase family 66 protein: protein MRKFILLRLGCKYGFSLALPFVFAMMSHAATISSQLSVEMTTDKACYTPGQVVVFSASGSLPSNAYVRYRHGAMVLESHKLSDVMSNNRWTWTPPTTDYQGYLVELFAKSNGTEVVLGTIAVDVSSNWKRFPRYGFVADFNNYDGSIDKNANIKTEMAYLNRLHINGVQFQDWQWMHHKPVKLNADGSLTSWYQDISKRWVGVEYVKNYIAEQHSYNMKSIFYNLCFGAWKNAANDGVKTEWALLKNNAGNYEQDYHGLPDSWASNIYLQVPSNQGWLQYMVERNEEVYDNFGFDGFQIDQLGYRGTVYDANRHKVDLPSSYESFIQAMKQAHPDKSLVMNAVSGYGAEQIVRNDIDFCYNEVWGNGNGYGGASEDQFANLFSIIQTNDKYSDHQHPTVFAAYINYDKADNGGSGDRMVNTPGVLLADAAMFALGGSHLEMGDHMLTREYFPAAPLAMSDELKTALVRYYDFQTAYQNLLRGTTSKSAYLPIISSTSGLTVQAWPPKEYSLTTFAKKVGKCDVLHFLNFLNTNDLSWRDLWGTRVKPEKKTNIPVTVKSMRKVSKVWVATPDSHAGAVQELPFTQNGYDVSFTLPSLEYWTMAVMEGENVEDGIYITGEAVQQAGNAAYDLDHAIAMNRDEDGKVFRATVYLKANELFKFVNAPDWRVCKSYNAEYQDYEFNSAVSLAHLSTSIRKEEDYKFKVKEAGYYDITIDLDQMRIYVKKGKKVVFK from the coding sequence CGATGATGAGCCATGCTGCAACCATCTCTTCACAACTGTCGGTGGAGATGACAACCGACAAGGCTTGTTATACTCCAGGACAGGTTGTGGTGTTCAGTGCAAGTGGCAGTCTGCCAAGCAATGCCTATGTGCGCTACCGCCATGGTGCTATGGTGTTGGAGTCGCATAAGTTGTCGGATGTCATGAGCAACAACCGATGGACATGGACTCCACCTACTACCGACTACCAAGGTTATCTCGTGGAATTGTTTGCCAAGTCGAATGGGACGGAGGTCGTGTTGGGAACAATAGCTGTTGATGTGTCAAGCAACTGGAAGCGTTTCCCACGTTATGGTTTTGTGGCGGATTTCAACAACTATGATGGTAGCATAGACAAGAACGCCAACATCAAGACTGAGATGGCTTATCTCAACCGTCTCCATATCAATGGTGTGCAGTTTCAGGATTGGCAGTGGATGCACCACAAGCCCGTGAAGTTGAATGCTGATGGTTCTCTCACCTCATGGTATCAAGATATCAGTAAACGTTGGGTCGGTGTGGAGTATGTCAAGAATTACATTGCCGAGCAGCATTCGTATAACATGAAGTCCATCTTCTACAACCTTTGCTTTGGTGCATGGAAGAATGCTGCCAATGATGGGGTCAAGACCGAGTGGGCTTTGCTGAAGAATAACGCAGGCAATTATGAGCAAGACTATCATGGTTTGCCAGATTCTTGGGCAAGCAACATTTACTTGCAGGTGCCAAGCAATCAAGGGTGGTTGCAGTATATGGTTGAACGTAATGAGGAGGTGTATGACAACTTTGGCTTTGATGGCTTCCAGATAGACCAGTTGGGCTACCGTGGTACCGTGTATGATGCCAATCGCCATAAGGTAGATTTGCCTTCTTCTTATGAGTCTTTCATCCAAGCCATGAAGCAGGCGCATCCCGATAAGTCTTTGGTGATGAATGCTGTCTCAGGCTATGGGGCTGAGCAAATTGTCAGGAATGATATAGACTTCTGTTATAATGAGGTTTGGGGCAATGGCAATGGATATGGTGGTGCATCGGAGGACCAGTTTGCCAATCTCTTTAGTATCATCCAAACTAATGATAAGTATAGCGACCATCAGCATCCGACTGTCTTTGCGGCTTACATCAATTATGATAAAGCAGACAATGGGGGCTCTGGAGATAGGATGGTCAATACGCCAGGAGTCTTGCTTGCCGATGCGGCGATGTTTGCCCTTGGCGGTTCTCATCTTGAGATGGGCGACCACATGTTGACTCGTGAGTATTTCCCCGCAGCACCTTTGGCGATGAGCGATGAGTTGAAGACGGCACTTGTCAGATACTACGACTTCCAGACTGCTTATCAGAACTTGTTGCGTGGTACGACCTCTAAGTCTGCTTATCTGCCTATCATCAGTTCTACTTCAGGACTGACCGTGCAAGCTTGGCCTCCTAAGGAGTACTCGCTGACAACATTCGCCAAGAAGGTAGGTAAGTGTGATGTGTTGCATTTTCTCAACTTCCTCAATACCAACGACCTCTCATGGCGTGACCTTTGGGGTACTCGTGTGAAACCTGAGAAGAAGACCAATATTCCTGTGACGGTGAAATCTATGAGGAAAGTCTCCAAGGTATGGGTGGCAACTCCTGATAGTCATGCAGGGGCGGTGCAGGAACTTCCTTTTACCCAAAACGGCTATGATGTTTCTTTCACGCTTCCTTCATTGGAATACTGGACAATGGCTGTGATGGAAGGTGAGAATGTGGAGGATGGCATCTATATCACGGGAGAGGCTGTGCAACAAGCAGGCAATGCTGCCTACGACTTGGACCATGCAATAGCGATGAACCGAGACGAGGATGGAAAGGTCTTCAGGGCAACCGTCTATCTGAAGGCAAATGAACTATTCAAGTTTGTCAATGCTCCTGATTGGAGAGTCTGCAAGAGTTACAATGCGGAGTATCAAGACTACGAGTTTAACTCTGCGGTCTCTTTGGCGCATCTTTCCACATCAATAAGAAAAGAAGAAGATTATAAGTTTAAGGTAAAAGAAGCAGGATATTATGACATCACCATAGATTTGGATCAGATGCGTATTTATGTGAAGAAAGGTAAGAAGGTTGTTTTCAAGTAA